A window of Primulina huaijiensis isolate GDHJ02 chromosome 9, ASM1229523v2, whole genome shotgun sequence contains these coding sequences:
- the LOC140983823 gene encoding heterogeneous nuclear ribonucleoprotein 1-like, which yields MDSDRGKLFVGGISWETDEEKLKEYFQGYGEVLQTAVMRDKLSGKPRGFGFVVFADPDILDRVLQDGHVIDGRTVEAKRALSRDEQQVSKVGNPGGARNSGGGGSNRTKKIFVGGLPPTLSEDGFRRYFEAYGMVTDVVIMYDQQTNRPRGFGFISFDSEEAVDRVLHKTFHDLDGKQVEVKRALPKDANVAGSARSMGGGTGGHRGGYQGYGSSVGNSSSYDGGMETKYMQQQNAGGGYPSYGSSGYNAHAPGFGYVNGMGYGYGNYGGANPGYSSLAGGGYANPNAGYGGGPPNAPRNSWGSQAPTGYGYGSSQWGAAGRPGSVGDAIIGQSSSGSTGYVNQGYGYGGYGGNDGSYGNQAAYGGVGGRPTSGPNGNTPTGDLQAGTGSYIGGAYGDGSGNSGYANSGWRSDPSFNAPPGDQGGYGGSYGSASNRQAQQQ from the exons ATGGATTCCGATCGGGGGAAGCTGTTTGTTGGAGGGATCTCGTGGGAGACGGACGAGGAGAAGCTGAAGGAATACTTTCAAGGGTACGGAGAAGTGTTGCAGACCGCGGTGATGAGAGATAAGTTATCTGGAAAGCCGAGGGGATTTGGTTTCGTTGTATTTGCGGATCCAGACATTCTTGATAGGGTTCTTCAGGATGGGCATGTAATTGATGGTCGAACG GTTGAGGCTAAAAGAGCTTTATCAAGAGATGAACAACAAGTTTCTAAAGTTGGGAACCCTGGTGGTGCCAGAAATTCTGGAGGTGGTGGAAGTAACAGGACCAAGAAGATATTTGTTGGTGGTTTGCCACCAACTCTGAGTGAGGATGGTTTTCGGCGATattttgaagcttatggcatgGTAACTGATGTAGTAATAATGTATGATCAGCAAACCAATCGTCCTCGTGGATTTGGCTTCATTTCATTTGATTCTGAGGAAGCAGTAGATAGGGTTTTACACAAGACATTCCACGACTTAGATGGTAAGCAGGTGGAAGTTAAGCGTGCTCTTCCCAAAGATGCCAATGTTGCTGGGAGTGCACGATCTATGGGTGGTGGGACTGGTGGTCACAGAGGAGGATATCAAGGTTATGGGTCTTCCGTTGGTAATTCAAGCTCTTATGATGGTGGAATGGAGACGAAATACATGCAGCAACAAAATGCTGGCGGTGGGTATCCTTCTTATGGTTCGTCTGGATACAATGCACACGCCCCTGGGTTTGGGTATGTTAATGGCATGGGCTATGGCTATGGGAATTATGGCGGTGCCAATCCAGGATATAGTAGTCTTGCTGGCGGAGGCTATGCAAATCCAAATGCTGGATATGGTGGTGGTCCACCAAATGCTCCAAGGAATTCATGGGGTTCACAGGCTCCCACAGGATATGGCTATGGAAGCTCGCAATGGGGTGCTGCTGGCAGACCTGGAAGTGTTGGGGATGCTATTATTGGTCAGTCTTCAAGTGGTTCTACTGGATATGTGAATCAGGGTTATGGTTATGGTGGGTATGGAGGAAATGATGGGAGTTATGGAAACCAAGCTGCTTATGGGGGTGTAGGTGGGCGTCCAACAAGTGGTCCAAATGGTAATACTCCCACAGGAGATCTTCAAGCTGGTACTGGCAGTTACATCGGAGGTGCTTATGGTGATGGAAGTGGTAATTCAGGCTATGCAAATTCAGGTTGGCGATCTGATCCATCATTTAATGCGCCACCTGGTGACCAAGGTGGCTATGGAGGTAGTTATGGTAGTGCTTCAAATCGACAGGCTCAGCAGCAGTAA